One Oryzomonas sagensis genomic region harbors:
- a CDS encoding efflux transporter outer membrane subunit — MMIRYRALALLLAAVLLTGGCSLLPRSDYTPPQVSLPRQWQGEATTGTAVADGKQWWKRFNDPLLNELIERALTTNNDLAAAAIKVRRAQLTARLTNTNLTPSVSVTGNSSISRDLKNHADTQTHSVTGSLSYEVDLWGRLDATRDASRWEAEATEVDRRSTALSLIGTTAADYWQVAYLNQLITLGEASIAYAEKSLEQVEVKYRAGAVSSLDLVQARQAVATQKADLASLLRQRAEARNALAILFDQAPENSVPERTALPDGPLPAVAAGLPASLLGQRPDVHAAELRLKEYLANVDSTRASYYPALTLTGSLGSSSTSLANVLQNPVAALGAGLTLPFLQWNTMQLNVKISETQYEQAVVSFRQTLYAALSDVENALAGRTQYEAEGKRLEEALALAQRSEELAGIRYRAGYTAVQLWLDAQESRRSAEKSLAANRLNRLKNLMTLYQALGGETGTVAQGH, encoded by the coding sequence ATGATGATCCGATACCGGGCGCTCGCCCTGCTGCTCGCCGCCGTCCTGCTGACGGGAGGGTGCAGCCTGCTGCCCCGCAGCGACTATACGCCCCCCCAGGTCAGCCTGCCCCGCCAGTGGCAGGGAGAGGCCACCACCGGCACGGCGGTAGCCGACGGGAAACAGTGGTGGAAGAGGTTCAACGATCCGCTGCTGAATGAGTTGATCGAGCGGGCGCTCACCACCAACAACGACCTGGCCGCGGCCGCCATCAAGGTCCGCCGGGCCCAGCTCACCGCCCGGCTGACCAACACCAACCTGACCCCCTCCGTAAGCGTTACGGGGAACAGCAGCATCAGCCGCGACCTGAAGAACCATGCCGACACCCAGACCCATAGCGTGACCGGGTCGCTCAGCTACGAGGTGGACCTGTGGGGGAGGCTTGACGCCACGCGGGACGCCAGCCGCTGGGAGGCCGAGGCCACGGAGGTGGACCGGCGGAGCACGGCCTTGTCGCTCATCGGCACCACGGCGGCGGATTACTGGCAGGTCGCCTACCTGAACCAGCTCATCACCCTCGGCGAGGCGAGCATCGCCTATGCGGAAAAGAGTCTGGAACAGGTGGAGGTGAAATACCGTGCCGGCGCCGTTTCCAGCCTGGACCTGGTCCAGGCCCGGCAGGCCGTGGCCACCCAGAAGGCCGACCTCGCCTCGCTCCTGCGCCAGCGGGCCGAGGCGCGCAACGCCCTGGCGATCCTGTTCGACCAGGCGCCGGAGAACAGCGTGCCTGAGCGCACGGCGTTGCCGGACGGCCCGTTGCCGGCCGTGGCGGCAGGCCTGCCGGCCAGCCTGTTGGGCCAACGTCCCGATGTGCACGCCGCCGAGCTGCGCCTCAAGGAATACCTGGCAAACGTGGACAGCACCCGGGCCAGCTACTACCCGGCGCTCACCCTGACCGGCAGCCTGGGGAGCAGCAGCACCAGCTTGGCGAATGTGCTGCAGAACCCGGTCGCCGCCCTGGGCGCCGGCCTGACCCTGCCGTTTCTCCAGTGGAACACCATGCAGTTGAACGTGAAGATCTCGGAGACGCAGTACGAACAGGCGGTGGTCTCCTTCCGGCAGACCCTGTACGCCGCCCTGAGCGACGTGGAGAACGCCCTGGCGGGGCGCACCCAGTACGAAGCGGAGGGGAAACGGTTGGAAGAGGCGCTGGCGCTGGCGCAGCGGTCCGAGGAGTTGGCCGGAATCCGCTACCGCGCCGGCTATACCGCGGTGCAACTCTGGCTGGATGCCCAGGAGAGCCGGCGCAGCGCCGAGAAGAGCCTGGCGGCGAACCGCCTGAACCGGCTCAAGAACCTGATGACGCTTTATCAGGCCTTGGGCGGGGAAACGGGGACGGTCGCGCAGGGGCACTAG
- a CDS encoding transporter substrate-binding domain-containing protein yields MIIPIASYVLRFFALSTFLLAASTCIASSQRNSAASPASIRVVMDNNYPPYVFKGDQGQLKGITVDQWHLWEKRTGIHVELTGTDWSDAQRRMDAGEFDVIDTIFRNEKREKIYDFTKPYAVIPVPLFFHKDISGISGPDDARGFMVAAKAGGNVLDVLRKHGVTNIVEYPSYEKIIEAAHDGKVKVFTVDRPPALYHLNKMGIQDQFRETAPLYSGEFHRAVPKGRNNLLAVVEKGFADITPAEYRAIDKKWLGIPISASPYVRYVGYSALVIAALVAGLLVWLRLLKRAVSNKTRELSGSEERFRSIMSLSPDIISIIGKDGAFAYNSPSAERIHGYTQDDMLGLTPLDLAHPEDRERVDHVFNELLKNPEKIANVQYRYRNKDGSYTWVEWCACNQLSNPHIKGIIAISRNIEDRKRVESERLKLEQQLLHAQKLESLGVLAGGIAHDFNNILMTIMGNADLALMRITTESPAVENLHRIENAAAQAADLAKQMLAYSGKGKFVVEHINVNSLLTEMLHMLEVSISKNALLRLNLAKDLPLVEADTTQMRQIIMNLIINASEAIGDTSGVIAVTTGCMDCDAGYLKDTWLDEDITEGPYVYLEIADTGCGMDKETLAKIFDPFFTTKFTGRGLGMAAVLGILRGHKGAIKIYTEPGRGTTFKILLPAASRPAEPAGHDSSRDDWHGEGKVLLVDDDETILGIGSELLEELGFSTTTARDGREAVALFKEIPDIAFVLLDLTMPHMNGEQCFRELRRIRPDVKVIMSSGYNEQEVTQKFAGKGLAGFIQKPYRLSALREALREM; encoded by the coding sequence ATGATCATCCCCATTGCGTCTTACGTGCTGCGATTCTTTGCATTATCAACCTTTTTGCTTGCCGCTTCCACCTGCATTGCCTCATCCCAGCGGAATTCCGCCGCCTCCCCCGCATCAATCCGCGTTGTCATGGACAACAATTACCCGCCGTATGTCTTCAAAGGCGACCAGGGGCAATTGAAAGGCATTACCGTTGACCAGTGGCACCTTTGGGAGAAGAGAACCGGAATCCATGTTGAACTGACCGGAACCGACTGGAGCGATGCCCAACGCAGAATGGACGCGGGCGAGTTCGATGTGATCGATACGATCTTCCGCAACGAGAAGCGCGAGAAAATATATGACTTTACCAAGCCCTACGCGGTTATCCCCGTACCGCTGTTTTTCCACAAGGATATCTCCGGCATCAGCGGGCCTGACGACGCCAGGGGATTCATGGTTGCCGCCAAGGCCGGCGGCAATGTCCTTGACGTTCTCAGGAAACATGGCGTCACCAACATCGTGGAATACCCCAGTTACGAGAAGATCATTGAGGCGGCCCATGACGGCAAGGTGAAGGTATTTACCGTCGACCGCCCGCCGGCTTTATATCATTTGAACAAAATGGGGATACAGGATCAGTTTCGGGAGACGGCACCGCTTTACAGCGGCGAGTTTCACCGTGCGGTGCCCAAGGGCCGGAACAATCTGCTGGCCGTGGTCGAGAAAGGTTTTGCCGACATCACGCCTGCCGAATACCGCGCCATCGATAAAAAATGGCTGGGGATACCCATAAGCGCTTCGCCGTACGTCCGATATGTGGGCTATTCGGCCCTGGTGATTGCCGCCCTCGTGGCCGGGCTGCTGGTGTGGTTGAGGTTGCTGAAGAGAGCCGTTTCCAATAAAACCCGGGAACTCTCGGGGAGCGAGGAGCGCTTCCGCAGCATTATGTCCCTGTCACCCGACATCATCAGTATTATCGGTAAAGATGGAGCTTTTGCATACAACTCGCCCTCGGCCGAACGAATTCACGGGTATACTCAAGACGATATGTTGGGGCTTACGCCCCTTGATCTCGCCCACCCGGAAGACCGGGAGCGCGTCGATCACGTCTTCAACGAACTCCTGAAAAACCCGGAGAAGATCGCAAACGTGCAGTACCGGTACAGGAACAAGGATGGCAGCTACACCTGGGTGGAATGGTGCGCCTGCAACCAGCTTTCCAACCCCCATATCAAGGGAATCATAGCCATATCGAGAAACATCGAGGACCGGAAAAGGGTGGAAAGCGAGCGTCTGAAGTTGGAACAGCAACTCCTCCACGCCCAGAAACTCGAGAGCCTGGGGGTATTGGCCGGCGGCATCGCCCACGACTTCAACAACATCCTGATGACCATCATGGGCAATGCCGATCTGGCCTTGATGCGCATCACCACCGAATCCCCCGCCGTCGAGAATCTGCACCGGATAGAGAATGCCGCCGCCCAGGCGGCCGACCTCGCCAAGCAAATGCTCGCCTACTCGGGCAAGGGAAAATTCGTTGTCGAGCACATCAACGTGAATTCCCTTCTGACGGAGATGCTGCACATGCTTGAGGTATCCATCTCCAAGAACGCCCTATTACGTCTCAACCTCGCCAAGGACCTGCCGCTCGTGGAGGCCGACACTACCCAGATGCGCCAGATAATCATGAACCTGATTATCAACGCCTCCGAAGCCATCGGCGATACAAGCGGCGTCATCGCCGTCACCACCGGTTGCATGGACTGTGATGCCGGTTATTTAAAAGACACGTGGCTCGATGAAGACATCACCGAAGGGCCCTATGTCTACCTGGAAATTGCCGACACCGGCTGCGGCATGGACAAAGAGACCCTCGCCAAGATCTTCGACCCCTTTTTCACCACCAAGTTTACCGGCCGCGGCCTCGGCATGGCCGCCGTCCTCGGCATTCTGCGGGGCCACAAGGGCGCCATCAAAATCTACACCGAGCCGGGCAGAGGGACCACCTTCAAGATTCTGCTGCCTGCCGCCAGCCGCCCTGCCGAACCGGCCGGTCACGACAGCAGCCGAGACGACTGGCATGGTGAGGGAAAGGTCCTGCTCGTGGATGACGATGAGACCATCCTCGGCATCGGGTCGGAACTGCTTGAAGAGCTGGGTTTCAGCACCACCACCGCCAGGGACGGCAGGGAGGCGGTAGCCCTCTTCAAAGAGATCCCCGACATCGCCTTCGTCCTTCTCGACCTGACCATGCCGCACATGAACGGCGAGCAGTGTTTCCGCGAGCTCAGGCGTATAAGGCCCGATGTCAAGGTGATCATGTCCAGCGGCTACAATGAGCAGGAGGTTACCCAGAAGTTTGCGGGCAAGGGGCTGGCGGGCTTCATCCAGAAACCCTACCGGTTATCGGCGCTGAGGGAGGCTCTACGGGAGATGTAA
- a CDS encoding DUF1015 domain-containing protein, producing MAFIKPFRALRPPKDLADKVAALPYDVMNVAEARQMAAGNPASFLHVSRPEIDLAAGTDPHDEPVYVQGRKNLAEFIRRGILVQDDRECFYVYRQRMGEITQTGLVVCTSVDDYQSGVIKKHELTRADKEDDRVRHIDCLDANDEPVFYLSRSSAEIETIISGITAAPPEYDFTTDDGVSHTLWIVADQTLIGRLTGLFAAIPRLYVADGHHRSAAAGRVRELRREKNPGHTGREEYNVFLTVIFPETQLNIMPYNRAVKDLNGRTAAEFLARVEEAFTLLPSPVPVIPCERHQFGMYLDGRWYQLHARDTIVDESDTVGRLDVSILQDRLLDPILGIGNPRTDKRIHFVGGIRGNDELVKLVDSGEYAVAFSLYPTSIRELIELADQDRIMPPKSTWFEPKLRSGLFVHLLS from the coding sequence ATGGCATTCATCAAACCGTTCCGGGCACTGCGCCCCCCCAAAGATCTGGCCGACAAGGTAGCGGCCCTCCCCTATGACGTAATGAACGTGGCAGAGGCCCGCCAGATGGCGGCCGGCAACCCCGCCAGTTTCCTGCACGTCTCCCGGCCCGAGATCGACCTTGCCGCCGGGACCGACCCTCACGACGAGCCGGTCTATGTGCAGGGAAGGAAAAACCTGGCAGAATTCATCCGGCGCGGCATCCTGGTCCAGGACGACCGGGAATGCTTCTACGTCTACCGCCAGCGTATGGGGGAGATCACCCAGACCGGTCTGGTGGTCTGCACCAGCGTGGACGACTATCAGTCCGGCGTCATCAAGAAGCACGAGCTCACCAGGGCCGACAAGGAGGATGACCGGGTCAGGCACATCGACTGCCTGGACGCCAACGACGAGCCGGTCTTCTACCTCTCCCGCTCCAGCGCAGAGATCGAGACCATCATCTCGGGGATTACGGCCGCGCCCCCCGAATACGATTTCACCACCGACGACGGCGTGAGCCACACCCTCTGGATCGTCGCCGACCAGACGCTCATCGGCCGGCTGACCGGCCTGTTCGCCGCCATTCCCCGCCTGTACGTGGCCGATGGCCATCACCGCAGCGCCGCTGCCGGCCGGGTGCGCGAACTGCGCCGGGAGAAGAATCCGGGCCATACCGGCCGGGAGGAGTACAACGTCTTCCTCACCGTCATCTTCCCCGAAACCCAGCTCAACATCATGCCTTACAATCGTGCCGTCAAGGATTTGAACGGCCGGACTGCGGCCGAATTCCTGGCCCGGGTGGAGGAGGCTTTCACGCTCCTCCCTTCCCCGGTGCCGGTCATACCGTGCGAGCGCCATCAGTTCGGCATGTATCTGGATGGCCGCTGGTATCAACTCCACGCCCGCGACACCATCGTGGACGAGTCGGACACGGTCGGCCGCCTGGACGTGTCGATTCTCCAGGACCGCCTGCTCGACCCCATCCTGGGCATCGGCAATCCCCGCACCGACAAACGCATCCATTTTGTCGGCGGCATCAGGGGAAACGATGAACTGGTGAAGCTGGTGGATTCGGGCGAGTACGCCGTGGCCTTCTCCCTCTACCCGACCTCGATCCGCGAGCTGATCGAACTGGCCGACCAGGACCGGATCATGCCCCCCAAATCCACCTGGTTCGAGCCCAAACTGCGGAGCGGCCTCTTCGTGCACCTGCTTTCCTGA
- a CDS encoding NlpC/P60 family protein, with protein sequence MFSTSKPAIIALFAIVLLSSPGCGHAASPSGLDRLGFAIQMGAFADVKNAERFTDTLQKKGIEAFYFRKDNGIYAVRFGDFATKDKARAAAKRLVADRLIGGYYIAPPNEIVFARPRGAGWQKPVGEEITSPRSTDGSKTAWDKGTARTGKMAESAQPRPARGDRDMGAIAARTAERFVGIPYRWGGENVVDGMDCSGFVRAVYNLCGLSIPRTSRDQFKAGDQVAKDDLRDGDLLFFGSSADSISHVGIYVGSGRFVHAPRRGEDIKVSAVDESYFERHFIGARRYFQ encoded by the coding sequence ATGTTCTCTACCAGCAAACCAGCCATCATCGCCTTATTCGCCATCGTACTCCTTTCCAGCCCGGGTTGCGGGCACGCGGCCTCGCCATCGGGGCTCGACCGCCTGGGCTTCGCCATCCAGATGGGCGCCTTCGCCGACGTCAAGAATGCCGAGCGTTTTACCGACACCCTCCAGAAAAAGGGGATCGAGGCCTTTTACTTCCGCAAGGACAACGGTATCTATGCCGTGCGTTTCGGCGACTTCGCCACGAAGGACAAGGCCCGCGCCGCGGCCAAACGGCTGGTGGCGGACCGGCTGATCGGCGGCTACTATATCGCCCCCCCCAACGAGATCGTCTTTGCCCGCCCCCGGGGAGCGGGGTGGCAGAAACCGGTGGGGGAAGAGATCACCTCGCCCCGTTCCACCGATGGTTCCAAAACGGCGTGGGACAAGGGTACGGCCCGGACCGGCAAGATGGCGGAGAGCGCCCAGCCGAGGCCGGCGCGGGGCGACCGGGACATGGGGGCCATCGCCGCCCGCACCGCCGAACGTTTCGTGGGCATCCCCTACCGCTGGGGTGGGGAAAACGTGGTGGACGGCATGGATTGCAGCGGCTTTGTGCGGGCGGTCTACAACCTGTGCGGCCTCAGCATTCCCCGGACCTCCCGCGACCAGTTCAAGGCCGGCGACCAGGTAGCGAAGGATGACCTGCGGGATGGGGATTTGCTCTTTTTCGGCTCATCGGCCGACAGCATCAGCCACGTGGGTATCTACGTGGGGAGCGGCAGGTTCGTGCACGCCCCCCGCCGCGGCGAGGACATCAAGGTATCCGCTGTTGACGAAAGTTATTTCGAGCGGCACTTTATCGGCGCACGCCGGTATTTTCAATAG
- the prfB gene encoding peptide chain release factor 2 (programmed frameshift), translating to MFREEVAKMQDFEERIAKLRGSLDIDDKREALQEIEAQIAVPGFWDALDKSQEVLRKRTALEKLLQSWDTLARQLDDVRVMIELGEEAQDEATLAEVREMNNLLQQGVEAAEFQRMLSGPHDRNSCFISINPGAGGTESQDWAEMLLRMYLRYCEKRGWKTAITDYQAGDEAGIKSATFSVSGEYAYGHLKAEAGIHRLVRISPFDSNARRHTSFASVYAFPEIEEEDISIKISDSDLRVDTYRSSGSGGQHVNTTDSAVRITHLPTGIVVACQSERSQILNRATAMKVLRAKLYEREVEERNAKASEIAAEKKEIGWGSQIRSYVLHPYKMVKDLRTGVESGNPDAVLDGALDDFVVAYLMGVRRQTADVD from the exons ATGTTTCGTGAAGAAGTGGCAAAAATGCAGGACTTTGAGGAACGGATCGCCAAACTTCGGGGGTCTCTT GACATAGATGACAAGCGGGAAGCGCTCCAGGAGATCGAAGCGCAGATTGCGGTACCCGGCTTCTGGGATGCCCTCGACAAATCCCAGGAGGTCCTCCGCAAGCGCACCGCCCTGGAAAAGCTCCTCCAGAGCTGGGATACCCTCGCCCGGCAGTTGGACGACGTGCGGGTAATGATCGAGTTGGGCGAAGAGGCCCAGGACGAGGCGACCCTTGCCGAGGTCAGGGAGATGAACAACCTCCTCCAGCAGGGTGTCGAGGCGGCCGAATTTCAGCGCATGCTCTCCGGCCCCCATGACCGCAACTCCTGTTTCATCTCCATCAACCCCGGGGCCGGCGGGACGGAATCCCAGGACTGGGCCGAGATGCTGCTGCGCATGTACCTGCGCTACTGTGAGAAGAGGGGGTGGAAGACCGCCATCACCGACTACCAGGCCGGGGACGAAGCGGGCATCAAATCCGCCACCTTCAGCGTCAGCGGCGAGTATGCCTACGGCCACCTCAAGGCCGAGGCGGGCATCCACCGCCTGGTGCGCATCTCCCCCTTCGACAGCAACGCCCGCCGCCACACCTCTTTTGCCTCGGTCTACGCCTTTCCCGAGATCGAGGAGGAGGATATCAGCATCAAGATCTCCGACTCGGACCTGCGGGTGGACACCTACCGCTCCAGCGGCTCCGGCGGTCAGCACGTCAACACCACCGACTCGGCCGTGCGCATCACCCACCTGCCCACCGGCATCGTGGTGGCCTGCCAGAGCGAGCGGAGCCAGATCCTCAACCGGGCCACGGCCATGAAGGTGCTGCGGGCCAAGTTGTACGAGCGGGAGGTTGAGGAGCGAAACGCCAAGGCCTCGGAGATCGCCGCGGAGAAGAAGGAGATCGGCTGGGGGAGCCAGATCCGCTCCTACGTGCTGCATCCCTACAAGATGGTCAAGGACCTGCGGACCGGCGTGGAATCGGGCAACCCGGACGCGGTGCTGGACGGGGCCCTGGACGATTTCGTGGTGGCCTACCTCATGGGGGTGCGCCGCCAGACGGCCGATGTGGACTAG
- the lnt gene encoding apolipoprotein N-acyltransferase: MRPSSLRTQLAAVLDRPGLFAIASGVLIALSFPTAGLSFLAWIALIPLLISLEGASLRQAFRLGFTCGLAAYILILYWINIVVTHFGHLPWAVSIPLYLALAAWLALFYGLATLIARYGELGRVKLVFTLPVAWVALDFLRSFLLTGFPWAMLGHSQYRILPLIQIADLSGVYGITLLIVLTNVVLYRVLRAVSGANVPYPAKSALLLLFLFAATLFYGFSRLNGEEKSAASPLRVALIQGNIDQDVKWSPAFQGQTMDIYERLTREAARGGVDLVVWPESAAPFFFQDEFRQAERIRSLAREINAYVLFGSPAHELRNGTRTFLNSAFVVAPNGETGARGDKLHLVPFGEYVPLKRLLPFVSKLVVGIGDFSPGEQAAPLDVGKTRAGLLVCYEGVFPELAREYVNNGARILVNITNDAWYGRSSAPYQHFSIAVFRAVETRTPLIRAANTGISAIIDQNGHIRAMSTIFQEEVCTGEIQPGSGDSLYLKIGDSPAWFCAMLTLGVVLLARFRQKRKTQISG, translated from the coding sequence GTGAGACCTTCATCCCTGCGTACCCAACTGGCAGCGGTCCTCGACCGGCCGGGGCTCTTTGCCATCGCCTCCGGGGTCCTGATCGCCCTTTCCTTTCCCACGGCCGGATTGTCCTTCCTGGCCTGGATCGCCCTGATACCGCTGTTGATCTCCCTGGAAGGGGCGTCCCTGCGCCAGGCCTTTCGCCTGGGCTTTACCTGCGGTCTGGCCGCCTACATCCTCATCCTCTACTGGATCAATATCGTCGTCACCCACTTCGGCCATCTCCCCTGGGCGGTCAGCATTCCGCTCTACCTCGCCCTGGCGGCCTGGCTGGCCCTGTTTTACGGGCTGGCCACCCTGATCGCCCGCTATGGGGAACTGGGGAGGGTCAAACTGGTCTTCACCCTGCCGGTGGCCTGGGTGGCCCTGGACTTTCTCCGCTCCTTTCTGCTCACCGGCTTTCCCTGGGCCATGCTGGGGCACTCCCAGTACCGCATCCTGCCGCTGATCCAGATTGCGGACTTAAGCGGCGTCTACGGCATCACCCTGTTGATCGTGCTGACCAATGTGGTCCTCTACCGGGTGCTGCGGGCGGTTTCCGGGGCGAACGTCCCCTATCCCGCCAAAAGCGCCCTGTTGCTCCTGTTCCTGTTCGCCGCCACCCTTTTCTACGGCTTCAGCCGTCTGAACGGAGAGGAAAAAAGCGCCGCATCGCCCCTCAGGGTGGCCCTGATCCAGGGGAACATCGATCAGGATGTGAAATGGAGCCCGGCCTTTCAGGGACAGACCATGGATATCTACGAGCGGCTCACCCGCGAGGCCGCACGTGGAGGGGTCGACCTGGTGGTCTGGCCGGAAAGCGCCGCACCGTTCTTCTTCCAGGACGAATTCCGGCAGGCGGAGCGGATCCGCTCCCTGGCGCGTGAGATCAACGCCTACGTGCTCTTCGGCAGCCCGGCCCACGAACTGCGTAACGGCACCCGCACCTTCCTCAACAGCGCCTTCGTCGTTGCTCCCAACGGCGAAACCGGCGCCAGGGGGGACAAACTGCACCTGGTCCCCTTTGGGGAATATGTGCCGCTCAAACGTCTACTCCCCTTCGTCAGCAAGCTGGTGGTGGGGATCGGCGACTTCTCCCCCGGCGAGCAGGCCGCTCCGTTGGATGTGGGCAAGACCCGGGCGGGCCTTCTGGTCTGTTACGAAGGGGTCTTTCCCGAGCTGGCCCGGGAATATGTGAATAACGGCGCCCGCATCCTGGTGAACATCACCAACGATGCCTGGTACGGCCGTTCATCGGCTCCCTACCAGCACTTTTCCATCGCGGTGTTCCGCGCCGTGGAGACCCGGACGCCGCTGATCCGGGCCGCAAACACCGGCATCAGCGCCATTATCGACCAGAACGGCCACATCCGCGCCATGAGCACCATCTTCCAGGAGGAGGTGTGCACCGGCGAAATCCAGCCGGGGAGCGGCGACTCTCTGTATCTGAAAATAGGCGACTCGCCGGCCTGGTTCTGTGCTATGCTTACCTTGGGCGTAGTCCTGTTGGCCCGGTTCAGGCAAAAAAGGAAAACGCAGATTTCAGGGTAA
- a CDS encoding hemolysin family protein, whose product MEEGGSKRSGFIELVSRFVTGRKKITEEEIHDFIEATEEEGLVNEEESEMIRSIFSLRTTVVREIMVPRTDMACVNIEAGIPEMLETIIACGHSRIPVYENTTDNIIGLLYAKDLLKFWDNGQEQLQVRAIIRPPYFIPETKDLEELLQEFRRKRVHLAIVIDEYGGTSGLITIEDLLEQIVGDIQDEYDREEALFTANSDGSITADARMPVEDLEDHFDVEIERDKFDTVGGLIFHLTGKIPAVGDTMEGSGLHLTILDADERKVKQVRIARLDAIAGKAQGDE is encoded by the coding sequence TTGGAAGAGGGCGGCAGTAAAAGGTCCGGTTTTATCGAATTGGTGAGCCGGTTCGTGACCGGACGCAAAAAGATCACCGAAGAGGAGATCCACGATTTTATCGAGGCCACCGAGGAGGAGGGGCTGGTCAACGAGGAGGAGAGCGAGATGATCCGCTCCATCTTCTCGCTGCGCACGACGGTGGTGCGCGAGATCATGGTGCCCCGTACCGATATGGCCTGCGTCAACATTGAGGCCGGCATCCCCGAGATGCTGGAAACCATCATCGCCTGCGGCCACTCCCGCATCCCGGTCTACGAGAACACCACCGACAACATCATCGGCCTGCTCTACGCCAAGGACCTGCTTAAATTCTGGGATAACGGCCAGGAGCAACTCCAGGTACGCGCCATCATACGCCCCCCCTACTTTATCCCCGAGACCAAGGATCTGGAAGAGCTGCTCCAGGAATTCAGGCGCAAACGGGTCCATCTGGCCATCGTCATCGACGAATACGGCGGCACCTCGGGGCTGATCACCATCGAAGACCTGCTGGAACAGATCGTGGGCGACATCCAGGACGAGTATGACCGGGAAGAGGCGCTCTTCACCGCCAACAGCGACGGTTCCATCACCGCCGACGCCCGCATGCCGGTGGAGGATCTGGAAGACCACTTCGACGTGGAGATCGAACGGGACAAGTTCGACACCGTGGGCGGCCTGATCTTCCATCTGACCGGCAAGATCCCCGCCGTCGGCGACACCATGGAGGGGTCCGGCCTGCACCTGACCATTCTGGACGCCGACGAGCGCAAGGTAAAACAGGTCCGCATCGCACGTCTGGACGCAATTGCCGGTAAAGCGCAGGGTGACGAGTGA